A genomic stretch from Streptomyces venezuelae ATCC 10712 includes:
- the leuA gene encoding 2-isopropylmalate synthase, whose product MTQSPFVSRPTPITNATRLQKPSGMPIHKYGRYEQVRIPDRTWPEQRITRAPRWLSTDLRDGNQALIDPMSPARKREMFDLLVRMGYKEIEVGFPSSGETDFNFVRSIIEEGAIPDDVTISVLTQAREDLIERTVESLVGAKRATVHLYNATAPTFRRVVFRGSKEQIKQIAVDGTRLVMEYAEKILGDETVFGYQYSPEIFTDTELDFALEVCEAVCDVWQPGPGREIILNLPATVERSTPSTHADRFEWMSRNLTRREHVCLSVHPHNDRGTAVAAAELAIMAGADRIEGCLFGQGERTGNVDLVTLGMNLFSQGVDPEIDFSQIDEIRRTSEYCNQMEVHPRHPYAGDLVYTAFSGSHQDAIKKGFDAMEADAAAQGKTVDDIEWAVPYLPIDPKDVGRSYEAVIRVNSQSGKGGIAYVLKNDHKLDLPRRMQIEFSKIIQQKTDSEGGEVTPAAIWAVFQDEYLPNPDNAGARWGRIQLRSGQTTSDTDGTDTLTVEAVVDGVDTVLSGSGNGPISAFFAALQAIGVDARLLDYQEHTMSEGASAQAASYIECAIDGKVLWGIGIDANTTRASLKAVISAVNRAAR is encoded by the coding sequence ATGACCCAGTCTCCGTTCGTCAGCCGCCCCACGCCGATCACCAACGCGACGCGGCTGCAGAAGCCGTCCGGGATGCCGATCCACAAGTACGGCCGGTACGAGCAGGTACGGATTCCCGACCGCACCTGGCCCGAGCAGCGCATCACCCGGGCCCCGCGCTGGCTGTCCACGGACCTGCGGGACGGCAACCAGGCGCTGATCGACCCGATGTCGCCGGCCCGCAAGCGCGAGATGTTCGACCTGCTGGTCCGCATGGGCTACAAGGAGATCGAGGTCGGCTTCCCGTCCTCCGGCGAGACCGACTTCAACTTCGTGCGCTCCATCATCGAAGAGGGCGCGATCCCGGACGACGTCACCATCTCCGTCCTGACGCAGGCCCGTGAGGACCTGATCGAGCGGACCGTGGAGTCCCTGGTCGGCGCGAAGCGCGCCACCGTCCACCTGTACAACGCGACCGCGCCGACCTTCCGCCGGGTCGTCTTCCGCGGCTCCAAGGAGCAGATCAAGCAGATCGCCGTCGACGGCACCCGCCTGGTCATGGAGTACGCCGAGAAGATCCTGGGCGACGAGACGGTCTTCGGCTACCAGTACAGCCCCGAGATCTTCACCGACACCGAGCTGGACTTCGCCCTGGAGGTCTGCGAGGCGGTCTGTGACGTCTGGCAGCCGGGCCCGGGCCGCGAGATCATCCTCAACCTGCCCGCCACCGTGGAGCGTTCGACGCCGTCCACGCACGCGGACCGGTTCGAGTGGATGTCCCGGAACCTGACCCGCCGCGAGCACGTCTGCCTGTCGGTCCACCCGCACAACGACCGCGGCACGGCCGTCGCGGCGGCCGAGCTGGCGATCATGGCCGGTGCCGACCGCATCGAGGGCTGCCTGTTCGGCCAGGGCGAGCGCACCGGCAACGTCGACCTGGTGACCCTGGGCATGAACCTGTTCAGCCAGGGCGTCGACCCGGAGATCGACTTCTCGCAGATCGACGAGATCCGCCGCACCTCCGAGTACTGCAACCAGATGGAGGTCCACCCGCGCCACCCCTACGCGGGCGACCTGGTCTACACCGCCTTCTCCGGCTCCCACCAGGACGCCATCAAGAAGGGCTTCGACGCCATGGAGGCCGACGCGGCCGCCCAGGGCAAGACCGTCGATGACATCGAGTGGGCGGTGCCCTACCTGCCGATCGACCCGAAGGACGTCGGCCGCTCCTACGAGGCCGTCATCCGGGTCAACTCGCAGTCCGGCAAGGGCGGCATCGCGTACGTCCTGAAGAACGACCACAAGCTGGACCTGCCCCGCCGGATGCAGATCGAGTTCTCGAAGATCATCCAGCAGAAGACCGACTCCGAGGGCGGCGAGGTCACGCCGGCCGCGATCTGGGCCGTCTTCCAGGACGAGTACCTGCCCAACCCGGACAACGCCGGTGCGCGCTGGGGCCGCATCCAGCTGCGTTCCGGCCAGACCACCTCCGATACCGACGGCACGGACACGCTGACCGTCGAGGCGGTCGTGGACGGCGTCGACACCGTCCTGTCCGGCTCCGGCAACGGTCCGATCTCCGCGTTCTTCGCCGCCCTGCAGGCGATCGGCGTGGACGCCCGCCTGCTGGACTACCAGGAGCACACGATGAGCGAGGGCGCCTCCGCGCAGGCCGCCTCGTACATCGAGTGCGCCATCGACGGCAAGGTCCTGTGGGGCATCGGCATCGACGCCAACACGACCCGCGCCTCCCTGAAGGCGGTCATCTCGGCGGTCAACCGCGCCGCCCGCTGA
- a CDS encoding M4 family metallopeptidase — MTPLRPAVPVFCSIVPPHLLEHLARSSNPAVAAAARRTLVADASARTVRVLPLPGSAPTPAAEGGRPHRTIHDCGRGTDLPGAKVRGEGEEATGDATVNRAYAGLGATFDLFLNAYGHDSIDGSGLPLTASVHYDENYGNAFWNGEQMVFGDGDDEIFLDFTLPVDVIGHELAHGFTQYSANLEYFSQSGALNESVSDVFGSLVKQYALGQSADRADWLIGEGLFHPNVQGTALRSMKAPGTAYDDDVLGKDPQPAHMDDYVRTGRDNGGVHINSGIPNHAFYLAATELGGNAWERAGQIWYDVMTGGTLTPEARFSEFAAATVAAARARYGDAEEIQAVVKAWSAVGVPTD; from the coding sequence ATGACTCCCCTGAGGCCCGCCGTGCCCGTCTTCTGCTCGATCGTCCCCCCGCACCTCCTGGAGCACCTGGCGCGCTCCTCGAACCCGGCCGTCGCCGCCGCCGCCCGTCGCACCCTGGTCGCCGACGCCTCGGCCCGCACCGTCCGCGTCCTGCCGCTGCCCGGCAGCGCGCCCACGCCCGCCGCCGAGGGCGGCCGGCCGCACCGCACGATCCACGACTGCGGGCGCGGCACCGACCTGCCCGGGGCGAAGGTCCGCGGCGAGGGCGAGGAAGCGACCGGGGACGCCACCGTCAACCGGGCGTACGCGGGCCTCGGCGCCACCTTCGACCTCTTCCTGAACGCCTACGGCCACGACTCGATCGACGGCTCCGGGCTCCCCCTGACCGCCTCCGTCCACTACGACGAGAACTACGGCAACGCCTTCTGGAACGGCGAGCAGATGGTGTTCGGCGACGGCGACGACGAGATCTTCCTCGACTTCACCCTCCCGGTGGACGTCATCGGCCACGAGCTGGCCCACGGCTTCACCCAGTACTCGGCGAACCTGGAGTACTTCAGCCAGTCCGGCGCGCTCAACGAGTCCGTCTCCGACGTCTTCGGCTCGCTCGTGAAGCAGTACGCCCTCGGCCAGAGCGCCGACCGGGCCGACTGGCTCATCGGCGAGGGCCTCTTCCACCCGAACGTGCAGGGGACGGCGCTGCGCTCCATGAAGGCCCCGGGCACGGCGTACGACGACGACGTCCTCGGCAAGGACCCGCAGCCCGCCCACATGGACGACTACGTCCGCACCGGCCGCGACAACGGCGGCGTGCACATCAACTCCGGCATCCCCAACCACGCCTTCTACCTGGCCGCGACCGAGCTCGGCGGGAACGCCTGGGAGCGGGCCGGGCAGATCTGGTACGACGTGATGACCGGCGGGACGCTGACCCCCGAGGCCCGGTTCTCCGAGTTCGCGGCGGCCACGGTCGCGGCCGCGCGGGCGCGCTACGGCGACGCGGAGGAGATCCAGGCCGTCGTGAAGGCCTGGTCGGCGGTGGGCGTACCGACCGACTGA
- a CDS encoding protealysin inhibitor emfourin → MRIRVRRTGGFAGIERSAEVDTSGRPDAAEWHGLAAAVLADGTADGARGVPDGFSYEITVDDHTVHCADPRLTEAQRTLITRVLKEGA, encoded by the coding sequence ATGCGGATTCGAGTGCGGCGCACGGGCGGTTTCGCGGGCATCGAGCGGTCGGCGGAGGTGGACACCTCCGGCCGGCCGGACGCGGCCGAGTGGCACGGCCTGGCGGCCGCGGTGCTCGCCGACGGCACGGCCGACGGCGCCCGGGGCGTGCCGGACGGCTTCTCGTACGAGATCACCGTCGACGACCACACGGTCCACTGCGCCGACCCCCGCCTCACGGAAGCCCAGAGGACCCTCATCACGAGGGTCCTCAAGGAAGGCGCGTAG
- the era gene encoding GTPase Era, with translation MAPMSARNQETEAVHRAGFACFVGRPNAGKSTLTNALVGQKVAITSNRPQTTRHTVRGIVHRPEAQLILVDTPGLHKPRTLLGERLNDVVRTTWAEVDVIGFCLPADQKLGPGDKFIAKELAGIKKTPKVAIITKTDLVDSKTLAEQLIAVDQLGKELGIEWAQIVPVSAVGDKQVQLVADLLVPMLPESPPLYPEGDLTDEPEQVMVAELIREAALEGVRDELPHSIAVVVEEMIPRENRPADRPLLDIHANVYIERPSQKGIIIGPKGSRLKEVGMKSRKHIEALLGTPVFLDLHVKVAKDWQRDPKQLRKLGF, from the coding sequence ATGGCCCCCATGAGCGCTCGCAACCAAGAAACCGAAGCCGTCCACCGGGCCGGCTTCGCCTGCTTCGTCGGCCGCCCCAACGCGGGCAAGTCCACCCTCACGAACGCTCTGGTCGGCCAGAAGGTGGCCATCACCTCGAACCGGCCGCAGACCACCCGGCACACCGTCCGGGGCATCGTGCACCGCCCGGAGGCGCAGCTGATCCTGGTGGACACCCCCGGTCTCCACAAGCCGCGCACCCTCCTCGGCGAGCGGCTCAACGACGTCGTGCGCACCACCTGGGCCGAGGTCGACGTGATCGGCTTCTGCCTGCCCGCCGACCAGAAGCTCGGCCCCGGCGACAAGTTCATCGCCAAGGAACTCGCCGGGATCAAGAAGACCCCCAAGGTCGCGATCATCACCAAGACCGACCTGGTCGACTCCAAGACCCTCGCCGAGCAGCTCATCGCCGTCGACCAGCTCGGCAAGGAGCTGGGCATCGAGTGGGCGCAGATCGTGCCGGTCTCCGCCGTCGGCGACAAGCAGGTCCAGCTCGTCGCCGACCTGCTGGTCCCGATGCTCCCGGAGTCCCCGCCGCTCTACCCGGAGGGCGACCTCACGGACGAGCCGGAGCAGGTCATGGTCGCGGAGCTGATCCGCGAGGCCGCGCTCGAAGGCGTGCGGGACGAGCTGCCGCACTCGATCGCCGTGGTCGTCGAGGAGATGATCCCGCGCGAGAACCGCCCGGCGGACCGGCCGCTGCTCGACATCCACGCCAACGTGTACATCGAGCGCCCCAGCCAGAAGGGCATCATCATCGGCCCCAAGGGCAGCCGCCTCAAGGAGGTCGGCATGAAGTCCCGCAAGCACATCGAGGCGCTCCTCGGCACCCCGGTCTTCCTCGACCTCCACGTCAAGGTCGCGAAGGACTGGCAGCGCGACCCGAAGCAGCTGCGGAAGCTGGGCTTCTGA
- a CDS encoding WxL protein peptidoglycan domain-containing protein: MRTPCVLLLSALLLLLGATPPAQAAENGEWAVYPAAAQLGSRPYFFLTADPGSTVTDRVTVANKTAAPLTFRLYGADAYNTDRDGGFAVRTQQEKQTGAGAWITPERTRITVPARSAVTVPYTLSVPADADPGDHPGALVALDERITPGGRGGVAVGVQRAVAARLYLRVNGPTVPALGVEDVTVDQDRPLVPGTRTSTAVISYTLHNRGNVTLNPQVVLRARGLFGRTLLDRDLTKVPAELLPRQKIRLTERWTGSPQFDRADVTLTATAKDVKESGTASFLAFPWLAAATVLVGAVAGFLGLRIRRHRAARAEAGTETSTEARREPSAHVST; this comes from the coding sequence GTGCGCACGCCCTGTGTACTCCTCCTGAGCGCCCTGCTCCTGCTCCTCGGCGCCACCCCGCCCGCCCAGGCCGCCGAGAACGGCGAATGGGCGGTCTACCCGGCCGCCGCCCAGCTGGGCAGCCGCCCCTACTTCTTCCTCACCGCCGACCCCGGCAGCACGGTCACCGACCGGGTCACCGTCGCCAACAAGACGGCCGCCCCGCTGACCTTCCGGCTCTACGGCGCCGACGCCTACAACACCGACCGGGACGGCGGCTTCGCCGTCCGCACCCAGCAGGAGAAGCAGACCGGCGCCGGGGCCTGGATCACGCCCGAGCGGACCCGGATCACCGTCCCGGCCCGCTCCGCCGTCACCGTCCCGTACACGCTGAGCGTCCCCGCCGACGCCGACCCCGGCGACCACCCCGGGGCCCTCGTCGCGCTCGACGAGCGGATCACCCCCGGCGGGCGGGGCGGCGTCGCCGTCGGCGTCCAGCGGGCCGTCGCCGCCCGCCTCTACCTGCGGGTCAACGGGCCGACCGTGCCCGCCCTCGGCGTCGAGGACGTCACCGTCGACCAGGACCGGCCGCTGGTCCCCGGCACCCGGACGAGCACCGCCGTCATCTCGTACACCCTGCACAACCGCGGCAACGTCACCCTCAACCCCCAGGTCGTCCTCAGGGCGCGGGGGCTCTTCGGCCGCACCCTCCTCGACCGCGACCTCACGAAGGTGCCGGCGGAGCTGCTGCCCCGGCAGAAGATCCGGCTCACCGAGCGGTGGACCGGCTCCCCGCAGTTCGACCGGGCCGACGTCACCCTCACCGCCACCGCGAAGGACGTGAAGGAGAGCGGCACGGCCTCCTTCCTCGCCTTCCCGTGGCTCGCCGCCGCGACCGTGCTCGTCGGAGCCGTGGCCGGCTTCCTCGGCCTGCGGATCCGGCGCCACCGGGCGGCCCGTGCGGAGGCCGGTACGGAGACCTCCACGGAGGCCCGCAGGGAGCCGAGTGCGCACGTGAGTACGTGA
- a CDS encoding cytidine deaminase, whose product MTLSSEHGDLGAEDLKIITLARSARARNGVPEGAAVRDETGRTYVAGTVELESLKLSALRTAVAMAVASGAQSLEAAAVVSNAEAASDEDRAAVRDLGGPDTPVLLAGPDGKLRTAVTAG is encoded by the coding sequence ATGACACTCAGCAGCGAGCACGGCGACCTCGGCGCCGAGGACCTCAAGATCATCACCCTGGCGCGGAGCGCCCGCGCCCGTAACGGCGTGCCCGAGGGCGCGGCCGTACGCGACGAGACGGGCCGCACCTATGTGGCCGGGACCGTGGAGCTGGAGTCGCTCAAGCTGAGCGCCCTGCGGACCGCGGTCGCGATGGCGGTGGCGAGCGGCGCACAGTCCCTGGAGGCCGCGGCCGTCGTGTCGAACGCCGAGGCCGCCTCGGACGAGGACCGCGCGGCGGTACGGGACCTCGGCGGGCCGGACACCCCGGTGCTGCTGGCCGGCCCCGACGGGAAGCTGCGCACGGCGGTCACGGCGGGCTGA
- a CDS encoding helix-turn-helix transcriptional regulator, with product MSRRARISPAEAGLPDGGARRRTPGLRREEVAVLAGVGVSWYQWLEQGRDITVSPHVLDSVARVLRLSPVERRHLYVLAALNPPAPETAPEDRDMCDGLRRLIDAWMPFPAHIMDRYWNAVMYNEAAAVVLGMRADISQNCLIDFFTDPLYRGRLTHWEELAPRVVAQYRAACSEGPDDDGFRAVVEEAKALSPEFTELWERRDILPGGQNRKEVEHPLVGTLVVEATQLRVPARPDLTIVLHTPLPEADTAEKLEWLVSPEGRRGAMYPVAG from the coding sequence ATGAGCCGTCGGGCCCGGATCAGCCCGGCCGAGGCGGGACTCCCGGACGGCGGCGCGCGCCGCCGCACCCCGGGGCTGCGCCGGGAGGAGGTCGCGGTTCTCGCGGGCGTCGGCGTCTCCTGGTACCAGTGGCTGGAGCAGGGCCGGGACATCACCGTCTCCCCGCACGTCCTCGACTCGGTCGCGCGGGTGCTGCGGCTGAGTCCGGTCGAGCGCCGTCATCTGTACGTCCTGGCGGCGCTGAACCCGCCGGCCCCGGAGACGGCGCCCGAGGACCGGGACATGTGCGACGGCCTGCGGCGGCTCATCGACGCGTGGATGCCGTTCCCGGCGCACATCATGGACCGGTACTGGAACGCGGTCATGTACAACGAGGCGGCGGCGGTCGTGCTCGGGATGCGGGCGGACATCTCCCAGAACTGTCTGATCGACTTCTTCACGGACCCGCTGTACCGCGGGCGGCTGACCCACTGGGAGGAGCTCGCGCCGAGGGTCGTGGCGCAGTACCGGGCGGCGTGCTCGGAGGGCCCGGACGACGACGGCTTCCGCGCGGTCGTCGAGGAGGCGAAGGCCCTGAGTCCGGAGTTCACCGAGCTGTGGGAGCGGCGGGACATCCTGCCGGGCGGCCAGAACCGCAAGGAGGTGGAGCACCCGCTGGTGGGCACGCTGGTGGTGGAGGCCACCCAGCTGAGGGTCCCGGCCCGCCCGGATCTGACGATCGTGCTGCACACCCCGCTGCCGGAGGCCGACACGGCGGAGAAGCTGGAGTGGCTGGTGTCGCCCGAGGGGCGCCGCGGGGCGATGTACCCGGTCGCGGGCTGA
- a CDS encoding MFS transporter produces the protein MATLTSPPTDTDAKAAPPALTGRTRLILFVLCAAQFMVALDFSVLNVALPVLGADLGLGQSALQWAVTAFALPSGGFLLLFGRMGDLYGRKKLFLAGLALFGLASLLATFAWNPASFLTGRALQGIGAAAIVPTGMSLLTTTFPEGPLRDKALGISGTLLSLGFTVGMLLGGVMTDTLGWRSTMGLLALFAVIVLPLAPGLLPESRTPERPRLDVPGALTVTGGLLALIYALSTAAERGFGGTDVLVSLVAGVVLLAVFVRVESRHAAPVVSLPMLRRGTVAFGNLGGLITFSMMSTVIFALTLYLQETLGLSAFATGLVFGVQGVLSVVAGLLAPKVIGRIGARRTLVGSLVGQGLLTAALLGLGEESGAVLATVAVSLASMCHLGAIISYGLTVTSGVPDEEQGLATGLVTTTQQVGLTIGIPLLGVLATTSGDLYGGVRTVLVLDAAIVLGTAALVALGLRRRS, from the coding sequence ATGGCAACCCTGACCTCTCCCCCCACGGACACCGACGCGAAGGCCGCTCCCCCGGCCCTCACCGGCCGCACCCGGCTCATCCTCTTCGTGCTCTGCGCCGCCCAGTTCATGGTGGCGCTCGACTTCTCCGTCCTGAACGTGGCGCTGCCCGTCCTCGGCGCCGACCTCGGCCTCGGCCAGTCCGCCCTCCAGTGGGCCGTCACCGCCTTCGCCCTGCCCTCCGGCGGCTTCCTGCTCCTCTTCGGCCGCATGGGCGACCTCTACGGACGCAAGAAGCTGTTCCTCGCCGGTCTCGCCCTCTTCGGCCTGGCCTCGCTGCTCGCCACCTTCGCCTGGAACCCGGCCTCCTTCCTCACCGGCCGCGCCCTCCAGGGCATCGGCGCCGCCGCGATCGTGCCCACCGGCATGTCCCTGCTGACCACGACGTTCCCCGAGGGGCCGCTGCGCGACAAGGCGCTCGGCATCTCCGGCACCCTGCTCTCGCTCGGCTTCACCGTCGGCATGCTGCTCGGCGGCGTCATGACGGACACCCTCGGCTGGCGCTCCACCATGGGCCTGCTCGCCCTCTTCGCCGTGATCGTCCTGCCGCTCGCCCCCGGTCTGCTCCCCGAATCCCGCACCCCCGAGCGGCCCCGGCTCGACGTGCCCGGCGCGCTGACCGTCACCGGCGGACTGCTCGCCCTGATCTACGCCCTGTCGACGGCGGCCGAGCGCGGCTTCGGCGGCACGGACGTGCTGGTCAGCCTGGTGGCGGGGGTCGTGCTGCTGGCGGTCTTCGTCCGGGTCGAGTCCCGGCACGCGGCCCCGGTGGTCTCGCTGCCGATGCTGCGGCGCGGCACGGTCGCCTTCGGCAACCTGGGCGGACTGATCACCTTCTCGATGATGTCGACGGTCATTTTCGCCCTCACCCTGTACCTGCAGGAGACCCTCGGCCTCTCGGCCTTCGCGACCGGCCTCGTCTTCGGGGTGCAGGGCGTGCTGTCGGTCGTGGCCGGCCTGCTCGCGCCGAAGGTGATCGGCCGGATCGGCGCCCGCCGCACCCTGGTCGGCTCGCTCGTCGGGCAGGGCCTGCTGACGGCCGCGCTGCTGGGCCTCGGCGAGGAGTCGGGCGCGGTCCTGGCGACCGTCGCCGTCTCGCTGGCCTCGATGTGCCACCTCGGCGCGATCATCTCGTACGGGCTGACCGTCACCTCCGGCGTCCCGGACGAGGAGCAGGGGCTTGCGACCGGCCTGGTCACCACCACCCAGCAGGTCGGCCTCACCATCGGCATCCCGCTGCTCGGCGTGCTCGCCACCACCAGCGGCGACCTGTACGGGGGCGTCCGCACGGTCCTCGTCCTGGACGCGGCGATCGTCCTCGGCACCGCGGCCCTGGTCGCCCTCGGCCTGCGGCGCCGGTCCTGA
- a CDS encoding MmcQ/YjbR family DNA-binding protein, whose translation MTPDELRAFCLDFNDATEEFPFGPDVSVFKVAGKLFALSWLESEPLRVNLKCDPDDAVRLREEHPAIAPGYHMNKRHWNTVSVGELPDRMVRELVEDSYDLVVAGLPKAVRLRLDRP comes from the coding sequence ATGACCCCCGACGAGCTGCGCGCCTTCTGCCTGGACTTCAACGACGCGACGGAGGAGTTCCCGTTCGGTCCCGACGTCTCCGTCTTCAAGGTCGCCGGGAAGCTGTTCGCGCTCTCGTGGCTGGAGTCCGAGCCGCTGAGGGTCAACCTCAAATGCGATCCGGACGACGCGGTACGGCTCCGGGAGGAGCACCCGGCGATCGCCCCGGGCTATCACATGAACAAGCGGCACTGGAACACCGTGAGCGTCGGAGAGCTCCCGGACCGGATGGTCCGGGAGCTCGTCGAGGACTCGTACGACCTGGTGGTCGCGGGTCTGCCGAAGGCCGTACGGCTCCGCCTCGACAGGCCGTAG
- a CDS encoding hemolysin family protein, translating into MDVSLILGAVALVVVAWLAACAEAGLARVSSFRAAEAVRSGRRGAEKLAQVASDPTRYLNVALLVRVACEMAAGVLVTYACLEAFPETWEALLVAIAVMVLVSYVAVGVSPRTIGRQHPLNTATAAAYVLLPLARIMGPIPQLLILIGNALTPGKGFRKGPFASEAELRAMVDLAEQESLIEDDERRMVHSVFELGDTLVREVMVPRTDLVCIERYKTIRQALTLALRSGFSRIPVTGENEDDIVGVVYLKDLVRKTHINRESESDLVSTAMRAATFVPDTKNAGDLLREMQQERNHVAVVIDEYGGTAGIVTIEDILEEIVGEITDEYDRELPPVQDLGEGRHRVTARLDIGDLGELYGLGPDEYDDEDVETVGGLLAKALGRVPIAGAKAVVELPDGRSLRLTAESPAGRRNKIVTVLVEPLEAEEEPA; encoded by the coding sequence ATGGACGTTTCGCTGATCCTCGGCGCCGTGGCCCTGGTCGTCGTGGCCTGGCTCGCCGCCTGCGCCGAGGCCGGTCTCGCGCGCGTCTCCAGCTTCCGCGCCGCCGAGGCCGTACGGTCCGGCCGGCGCGGGGCCGAGAAGCTGGCCCAGGTGGCCTCCGACCCGACCCGCTATCTCAACGTGGCGCTGCTCGTGCGTGTCGCCTGCGAGATGGCGGCCGGCGTCCTCGTCACGTACGCCTGCCTCGAAGCCTTCCCGGAGACCTGGGAGGCGCTGCTCGTCGCCATCGCCGTCATGGTCCTCGTCTCGTACGTGGCCGTCGGCGTCTCGCCGCGCACCATCGGCCGCCAGCACCCGCTGAACACCGCGACGGCCGCCGCGTACGTACTGCTGCCGCTGGCCCGGATCATGGGCCCGATCCCGCAGCTGCTCATCCTCATCGGCAACGCGCTGACGCCCGGCAAGGGCTTCCGGAAGGGCCCGTTCGCCTCCGAGGCGGAGCTGCGGGCCATGGTCGACCTCGCCGAGCAGGAGTCGCTGATCGAGGACGACGAGCGCCGCATGGTGCACTCCGTCTTCGAGCTGGGCGACACGCTCGTGCGGGAGGTGATGGTGCCCCGCACCGACCTCGTCTGCATCGAGCGGTACAAGACGATCCGTCAGGCCCTCACCCTCGCGCTGCGCTCCGGCTTCTCCCGCATCCCGGTCACCGGGGAGAACGAGGACGACATCGTCGGTGTCGTGTACCTGAAGGACCTGGTCCGCAAGACGCACATCAACCGGGAGTCCGAGTCCGACCTGGTGTCGACGGCGATGCGGGCCGCCACCTTCGTGCCGGACACCAAGAACGCCGGTGACCTGCTGCGCGAGATGCAGCAGGAGCGCAACCACGTCGCCGTCGTCATCGACGAGTACGGCGGCACGGCCGGCATCGTCACCATCGAGGACATCCTGGAGGAGATCGTCGGCGAGATCACCGACGAGTACGACCGGGAGCTGCCGCCGGTCCAGGACCTCGGGGAGGGCCGCCACCGGGTGACCGCGCGCCTCGACATCGGCGACCTCGGCGAGCTGTACGGCCTGGGGCCCGACGAGTACGACGACGAGGACGTGGAGACCGTCGGCGGACTGCTCGCCAAGGCGCTCGGCCGGGTGCCGATCGCCGGTGCGAAGGCGGTCGTGGAGCTGCCGGACGGGCGGTCGCTGCGACTGACGGCGGAGTCCCCGGCCGGCCGCCGGAACAAGATCGTCACCGTTCTCGTGGAACCGCTGGAAGCGGAGGAGGAGCCGGCATGA
- the ybeY gene encoding rRNA maturation RNase YbeY, with protein MSIDVNNESGIEVDEQAILDIARYALARMRIHPLSELSVIVVDAEAMEQLHIQWMDLPGPTDVMSFPMDELRPPAKDDEEPPQGLLGDIVLCPEVATQQGKDAPTEHSMDEELQLLTVHGVLHLLGYDHEEPEEKAEMFGLQAAIVDGWREEKGLTGPSPAPTVS; from the coding sequence ATGTCGATCGACGTCAACAACGAGTCCGGCATCGAGGTCGACGAGCAGGCGATCCTCGACATCGCCCGCTACGCGCTCGCGCGCATGCGCATCCACCCGCTCTCCGAGCTCTCGGTGATCGTCGTGGACGCGGAGGCGATGGAGCAGCTCCACATCCAGTGGATGGACCTTCCGGGCCCGACGGACGTCATGTCCTTCCCGATGGACGAGCTGCGCCCGCCGGCCAAGGACGACGAGGAGCCCCCGCAGGGGCTCCTCGGCGACATCGTGCTCTGCCCCGAGGTCGCCACCCAGCAGGGCAAGGACGCGCCGACGGAGCACTCCATGGACGAGGAGCTCCAGCTGCTCACCGTCCACGGCGTGCTCCACCTCCTCGGGTACGACCACGAGGAGCCCGAGGAGAAGGCCGAGATGTTCGGCCTCCAGGCGGCGATCGTCGACGGCTGGCGCGAGGAGAAGGGCCTCACCGGCCCGTCCCCCGCGCCGACCGTCTCCTGA